The region ccgcacgaacagtttgaaagacggatcaaagggtgaaagtaaaaagtttttcaggaaagctttttcaactccccttagggcgggaaaaacctattttccaactagcctaaagattgaatttttacttcgattttacgtcctaaaagtatgatcctgactattaaactaactcgtatcCCTTTTTTTCCTACAAAACGTTCTACTCACAaacatctcaaaccagaagcagatgaactcaaacagtcaacatacaaaagcatgcatcatgaaaatttgaagcataagaattcgaaaacttaccaagaaaatgatcgtggagatgtaAAAAGGGTCTTCAgagatcagggaactctcggactgagtcttgaaaatgcagaagaacgcTCTCTGaagaagattaaagctctggtttttagggttccttgagaaggcaatggcgtgcgtaaaaagaaaaggaagatttcgaaggtattatataagtttgtctgtggcattaaaaaggtgtaatcatcagtttccctttttcgaagtatggggaagcggaatggccgtcgaattattactggggaaccaaaaagtcatgattagacaggagtaggttgctttttccaagaacacacgaagggttctgacatgtaaggcggggttaccgaagagtcgttcgctcaaaagtttatttattgctcgtgataaataaacttggggggcaaatgttatccaaaaaattagcattgatgacgcggcaagtgatccctggacgcgtggctgacacctggacgAACTCTGCTAGGGTATTGACCAAAGGACGcactagaagcagtaagcagcccagtcttacctgcgaccagtctggtcgatggttccgcatacaaagtaTCATTACTGTGAAGAtttttgtaaatcccgaatttaactcacacaatctcctgagtatccgattattcaggagagaatatctgtaacaatcttttgtaattccccctagagcctataaatagaaaaagatagctcaaggaagggacttttggctttcgaattatttgagattagagtaattctccttggaatattgtattgttcttcagaggttagtgaacctcattgaacccttgttctttgatcactcctttgattcttatatcaataacagtctaaatGGActtaggttattaccagatcctggggccgaaccactataaaactatcgtgttcttattactttttgtcattacgttcttctcaaccCATTAATTCATagcaagcatattctgactctgtgtcagttgaccaaattctgggtcaacaAGTTATGATTAATTGTGTCATCGTGACGTGTCGTATTCGTgttgacccatttaataatcgtATTCATattcgtatttttgacacgtttaataatcatatTGTGTTCAtatttaccttaatcgtgtcatgtcataatcttgtcgacacgaatctgacacgtttacacgaattgtcAGCCCTAGTGGTCAGTATTATCTCTTATTCAAttgtattatattgtattttattataataaattgtgttttatagtatatttttatatactaatatgttttgtattaatttttattaaaatattatatatttatatgtaaatataagTTAATACCAAATATAATACTATAGAGAGCGGCCCAGCCAATTTAAGTTCCTTgagaaaatttaatttttaaggccctaattttttttatattaactaatacacatttttttatataattttgaataaataatactTAATTAAGATAAATGCATTTCCAACAAataaattataacatataattatgagcttaattttattttatcatttaaatattacacATTGCATTTTTAGATGCAAAAGTACTAATTACATTTGCATAATCAAGTTTTTCCACCATATCTTTTTCAAGGGATAACAGAGCTAAACCACTAAATTTTTTCTTGGGACATAGTTGAACAGAGATAAGATTTCATCAAACCCAATTTGGAAAAACTTCATTCTGCATGGGCAACAGTGACTCGTATAGTTAGCAAAATCCTATAAGCAATCTAAGCATTTGGATAACtaccggggggggggggggggttatgccctaattaaaacccaattaatttgtaatctcattttattatcaataaatgaataaaaatcattttttgacttggtcaatcactttgctcacatgttttattttcatgattatttgtttagtataaacttctattaaatcctgagcatataactaatcatatttatagtgaagtaatcacaatggaatattaacgtgattatatgttcaaaaataagctagtcctaagattagtcagtgcacgggatttacactgacttgtcaatctacttacacattgtagtgttatgttctatCCAGAACATTAGGATAGtggataagatcagatgtatttgttacatcagattgaatcgatattgacagtagatgaGATAACTTAACTtaacgttattatctattctagtcatatcatatagttatccataggtcaattcaatctcaattctgagtggttagtattctaactaattgtattatttgagttctttgacttgttcgttaccagcttaccctacggactagcccatacttacatcttgggagctcggtagtataattgagtgagattgttaatcatagatatgaacatctatagcttctaatggagaagtgaaacgatggtttccttttagtttggtccGATGTGCTAAATGACAGAGATCTCAATTCAgttattaatattagtttactgaatatcatttacaaggaactaagtgttttaaggataaaatacaatgaggggtaaaacgatattttagtctcatctcattgtagaccgtctatagaggattaagtgacaattatggttgtaataatggataattaataacgtatctatattgcttataaagcgttctatgaattcaagagtgcaattctgagtctttagtggagtcacgaggaattaataagttagtaaatttatgataacttattggaggttgatttcataggtccatggtccccactgtacattggataaaatcatctagatagtcctaattaattgatttaattatcaattagaattatcaatgttaaccaggtcaattttggatagtttcacaaagttatacaatttagagaagaaaagagattttagggcatatttattaattaagataaatttgtgtctaaattaataaataagtttaaatcaaggttaaaattataaataattaatttgataaatgatttaaataattatttaattgattaatcaatataaaataatacagaccttgattttaagtccaactggcttataattaaatgagaaatttcataggcctaaagcccatgacaATTTCGACCATTAGGCTGATATTATAtatcattttattgatttttaattaaaataaatgacccaattgtgtctataaaaggaatgctataTGAGAGTTGAAGAGATATCTTTAAGATGATCAAAAGATCTAGTTTCGATGCTTTAGGTTTTAGaatctctctacagcataagtcattttctaagcctcaatattctcttctcttcttcttattgtatctatctcacgtattgagaatttcccactctagtctaggtgattctaaggatactttggaagactgtggagaaattgaagatcggttcagtttcttggtgatgcccacaagagttagagaaactgaaggaatgactcaatcattcaGCTGCACAATAGTGTAAATGTTTttatcattatctttgtatgaattcaattttagaaatatgttataggttttcttatattaatatgtttaatatacgatttacatgaaaataaacaagatcctgaataagttttcccaacagaatTTTGACGCAACATACATGATTTGTTGTATATAACATCATTGTTAAGATCTGAAATCTCATCATGCTTCATTAAGTTTGTAAGAATGTCACAAAAGTTCGTCAAACTATCACTATTTGCAGAATTTAATTTATCAGAATCAAACAAAAGTCTGAAATTGTTCGAACCTAATTCAagaagaattatttttattaataacatAGATAttgtaaaatatgattttaaatgaACAACATGAAAGTATTCATACCTGATTTTAAATAACAAAGTAGTACGATCAATTATGTAGaggaaataattaattttaaaggcctcttttgtaatgtcccaaattttctaataaggtttaggaccttgattaggaggtcgggagggtcataattgatttattatgttattaaatgattatatgcatgattatgtgaattatattatagtatgatgataaatgcatgcatatgggtccatttttaattataagggcattttggtaatttggcccgttgaggacgtaattgtgtattttcatgcatatgggtgaattaaaaataagaccacataatatgtggatttgttcgagccattcggcatgagacgatcatggaatgcaagttatcggtctagtcataacagggttagtttcggggctcgaggtgagtctcagggtgatttaaGGATTAGAATGTTGTCGGGAATTaacgggtaatgagatatgaattattggtctttgagaatatcgagaatagcgggaattgaagGGTGTTAATTACGATTAACGAAATAGCTGgaaaaggacaattttacccttgggagcctttagaaacctttatttaacctaggggtattttagtcttttcacccctaggattgatataagccattgaaggctgtagaatgtTGAAGAAAATTGAGCATTGAAAACACCTCTCTCATACACCATTTCTCTTCCTTGTCTTCTTGAATTTTTGAAGCCCAatttgaagaatcaagctaggaaatcaaaggttggagcttagaagcttagttcatccattgaagaggactcaaatccagcttgaggtaagaattcattcATGAACTTTGGCTATACTCTGTATTCTTATGGTTTTCAGTCAAGAGAATTTGAAgtggttagttgggaattaatggaagtttttgagtaaggttgcttgggttttgatgagggtgtgatatagatgaagttttggggttgaatttgatgtgtCGATGATGTTTGGGATTAGTTTGGAGGTTttgttttcaagggaaatcgcagagGAGAAGACTAGAAAAATTTCTGGTCTACAGGTGGTGCCCCAGCACCACTCCTGGCACCCCAACACTAGGCAGGGCATGgagctgggcctctctgacttgaggcagcgccccagcgctagttcACTTTCTAGCAAAcctatttttggggttttggatgattttgggggctcgggggatggtacCACTACCCCTTTTGGGTtcttgggagtcccgagagtgcaaGATGGATCCCggaagtgaggttttagattttaaacctttttatgatttattttattgatgggattccatatttggttatgactaggtgatcgctaaaggatcacaggattgatcgttctcaagggtcgtccttttgctaattcttgctcgaacctgaggtaagaaaactgcaccctatatatatatatatgacatgcgtggttgttattgaggcatgtcgagtgtttaaatgtgatgcatgtaatgcacgggaaacatgtggttagggcatgccatgagtgttaaatgtgagattgatcagagcttgagtctctgtgtttgtgcatgattctAATTATGCTAgcgattgttaagtaagcatgctaaatgccctgtatttggatatttgacatatgatatatgcctggtagcattgcttacttgtgcgtgttactgacctaagagtcagaagcggcataagcgtcatgaatgcagagccgataaaagattagatctaatcaacatcggtattgaatgactcatatggagcattaatgctggaccgaccctaagttcgatgaacatcggcattgaatgacttatatggagcattaatgctggaccgatcctaagttcgatgaaaattataagcgcttgcctagttctatgactagttacttagagtcggggccaaaggcccaggtgaccttatcgtcacatggctaagggagcagtACCCACagttgtgaccctatggtcactcccattttgcctagttctatgactagttactcagggccagggccaaaggcctaggtgactgttttgtcacatggctaagggaatggaatcccacgttagtgactctatggtcactcggtaggtttatgttggtgactatttgaTCAAATATCTATCTTGTTTaaactagtgaaaggatcacttatttgtaaagcccatgTGACTGTATCGTCACGGGGTTagtgggaacggaacccaccttagtgacttttacaactgtcactcttctatttagggctaaaagccctagatgattattatgatcatctgTTGATGTTATATACTCATCATTATcagacttatttgcatgcgtgattaaggctattattgctaggcatgcactttatgatttgatgacatgttattactgatcatgagcatattgagttttcttgcggggcttcggctcacgggtgctatgtgatgcaggtaaaggcaaaagaaagttggaccatccttgagttggagagcttaggtgacgatgtgtacatatgcggctgctcgactgctacggtcgagggttgaaagaagaactagggttaaaccctgttttgccgcttagatcggctggttgtaaatattttcttataatagacctttaaattatatttttgggatcctagtGTATACAATacacgttctagtgaaacgttatattttaaccaaaatttttaatccctaaaccgctaatcatacttagttacacgattatagcCAAATAACTCCATTAGCAAGTTTAGCCCTGTttaaaatgcgcaccgtaacggtccctggagtttagggcgttacatcttcTGTTGATTGTGTCACCTCCTCATTGACACTTTCATCAAACTGATTTTTTTCTGGaaatttttcatttttccatAGACACAGGTTCAACTTCCATCTTACTTGCAATCTTAGTAGCTTCAATCATAGCCTCCTCAAAACCAATTTCTCTATACTTTTGAAGAAATGAAAGTAAAAATTTTAACTCTTTGATAGCAACCATATCTTTACTTTGAAGAATTTTTCTAGCATTATTAACAACACACAACAAGTCATACCAAATAACCATGTCCAACAAGAATTCAAAATTCAGAATATTATACATTGATAAAGTCTCATCATCACTCTTTGTTTTGGCATCTTCCTTGCTATTTTTTAAGTAATTCAAAGCTTCTTTAATTTCTGGAGCTTGAAATCTTATTGCTTTAACACTCTCAACACGAATTTCCCAACGCGATCCTGATAATGTCTTAACAGTGAGACCAGGTACATGATCTATAAAAACTTTCCATCTCTTTGTAGAAGCTGAAAATAATGAGTATATTCGTTGTAACATACCAAAAAAAGATACAACCTTGAGACAACAATGAGCCATATCAGAAAGTAAAACATTTAGAGAATGACACGCAGAAGGAGTGTAAAATGCTCTAGGATTTTTTCAAGTAGCCTAGTTTGtacacctttttttttctttcatgttAGATCCATTGTCATATTCTTGTCCTCTTATATTATCAAGTTCAAGTCCAAGAGTATTTAATGCATGTAGAGCCCCGATGTGTCATGAACCTGCATGAATTCCAGAAAATATTCATGAACAAAGATTGGACTTCTAAAATGTTCACACATCTTATAACAAGAGACATTTGTTCATCTTGACTTGGATCTGAAGTGCAATCTAGTATGACTGAAAAATACTTTGCTtctttaattctactaattatTGAGCTTTTCACCTCATATGCCAATAGTTGTATCATTTCATTTTGAATTTTGTGACTCAAATAATGATAATGTGTCTCACCTTTTAAAATACGATGAACATGTTCTTGCATAGTAAAATCAAATTCAGCAAGTAATTCTATCATTTGTAAGAAAATCCCATTGTTATTCTCATATAGTTTTTCACAATCTCCTCGAAATGCCAAATTATTTTTCCCAAGTCTTTTCACAATAGCAAGGATTCTCTCTAATACTTGTTTCCAATGTTTTTTCTCTTGATTAACTTGTTCTTGTAAACTAGCATCAATAGTTAACTTCAGTTTCAATCGTTTTTCTAATTCTACCAAACTAGCAACAGACTCAATGTGTTGTTTACTTAGTTCATGGCTTTTAAATCGATCAGAAATATTATGCCAATCATTGATACCTTCATCAACTAAAAGGCCCACAAGATACTTCTTTGCAAATTTTTTACAGCAGAAACAAAATACTTTATCCAAAGAAACTGAATAAACCAACCACTTTCTATCATAATTCTCCCCATTTGGTACATCTCTAATGTAATGCATTGAAGAAAAACTTCAATCAAAATCATCCTTAGGAAATATGTCATTAATGACTCTTTTTGGACCTCTTTCAACTATAAAATCTATAATATTATGCCCAATTCTATCACAATTTCCTAGACCATCTATATCAAAAGGAAAGCAATTGATATCACTTGAAATTTTCTCAT is a window of Humulus lupulus chromosome 4, drHumLupu1.1, whole genome shotgun sequence DNA encoding:
- the LOC133832658 gene encoding uncharacterized protein LOC133832658, producing the protein MHYIRDVPNGENYDRKWLVYSVSLDKVFCFCCKKFAKKYLVGLLVDEGINDWHNISDRFKSHELSKQHIESVASLVELEKRLKLKLTIDASLQEQVNQEKKHWKQVLERILAIVKRLGKNNLAFRGDCEKLYENNNGIFLQMIELLAEFDFTMQEHVHRILKASTKRWKVFIDHVPGLTVKTLSGSRWEIRVESVKAIRFQAPEIKEALNYLKNSKEDAKTKSDDETLSMYNILNFEFLLDMVIWYDLLCVVNNARKILQSKDMVAIKELKFLLSFLQKYREIGFEEAMIEATKIASKMEVEPVSMEK